The Candidatus Alcyoniella australis region TGACGTTCAAGGCCGTTGTTACGGCGCGCGATGAGAGTTCGATAACCGTCGAGGTCGAGGGGATCAACCAGGACGGCGAGGTGGTGCTGGGCAACGCCGTGGCGGTCATCGCGCTGTAAGTAGACAGACCGATACACAAACCCAATTCCCCGTCCCGCTTCTATACGAAACGGGGTGGGGATTTTTATTTTCAACAATGTTCAAAATCCCCACAAATATCGTTCGTCGCGAGATGGCCCATTGTAATTGGACCTGTGTACTACGCGAGTTTTACGGGCACCTCGAAGATGCCGTCGCGGGGTGGGTCGTTCTCTTTACAACCAGAGAAGCATGCGAGTTTTGCGGCGGCTCAAAGCCGCATCCCGTCTTGTTGTGGACAGGAGTAGTGGGATAGTGGTCTTATAAATAATAAATCCCAATTGTGATTCCCAAGTGGAGACTCCGATGAGACGTTGGCCTAGCGGATTGGTCTTGATCGTTGCCATGATCTGTGCGGCGCTGTTCGTCCAGGCCCAAGAGGCGCCGCAGAACACTGCGCCCTACAGCTCCAACACACAGCTCTGCCTTGATTGCCACAGCCTGGAGACCCCGGGCATCGTGCAGGACTGGATGCACAGCCGCCACGCCCGAATCTCGCCCGCAACGGCTTTGGAGCAGCCTGTCAACCAGCGCCGGATCTCGGCCGCGCGCGTGCCCGACGAGCTTGAGAACACGGCCGTGGGCTGCTACGAGTGCCATGGATTGCGCGCGGACCAGCATCCGGACAGCGTTGAGCATTTCGGCCTGCGCATCAGCAGCATCGTCACTCCGACGGACTGCGCCGTGTGCCATCCGCTGGAACTGGAGCAGTACGCCAAATCCAAGATGGGCAACGCCTGGGGCAACCTGGCCAAGAACTCGCTGTTCACGGCGTTGGTCAACACCATCGACAGCCCCAAGCGCCTGCGCGAGGGCGAGCTGCAACAGCTCACCGCCACCGACCAGACCAAGGCCGAGAACTGCTTTGCCTGCCACGGCACCAAGGTTACGTTCACCGGTACGGTTGCGGTCCAGACCGACTACGGCGAGCAGTTGCGGCCGCAATACGTGGGTTGGCCCAGCAACGGGGTCGGCCGCATCAATCCCGACGGCTCAATGGGTTCGTGCAGCTCCTGCCATCCGCGACACGGTTTCTCGATCGAGATCGCGCGCAAGCCGCACACCTGCGGCCAGTGCCACCTCGAGCCCGACGTGCCGGCCTACAACGTCTATCTGGAGTCCAAGCACGGCAACATCTACAGCTCGCTGAAACAGGATTATGATTTCGACGCCGTGCCCTGGACCGTGGGCCGCGACTTTCGCGCGCCGACCTGCGCCGTATGCCATGCCAGCGCGCTGCAAACCCCGGAGGGCACGCTGGTCGTGGAGCGCACCCACGATTTCGGCTCGCGGCTGTGGGTGCGGATCTTCGGCCTAATCTACGCCCATCCTCAGCCGGTGCTCGGCGACACATCCAAGATCCGCAACGCCGACGGGCTGTCGCTGCCCACGACTTTCGACAACCGTCCGGCCTCGGGATTTCTGATCAACGAGCAAACCGCGGATCAACGCCAGGCGCAGATGCAGTCGCTGTGCTCGCTGTGTCATGGGACCACGCATGTTGCCGGACATTTCGCCAGGCTCGAGAACACCATCGCCGAGACCGATCAGATGGTGGCCACGGCCACCGGGCTGATGGTCCACGCCTGGGAGTTGGGGTTGGCCGACAAGACCAATCCCTTTGACGAGGCGTTGGAGATCAAGTGGATCTCCCAGTGGCTGTTCTACGCCAGCTCCGTGCGCTATGCCTCGGCCATGTCCGGGCCGGATTACGCGGGATTTAAAAACGGCTGGTGGTACCTGTCGAAGAACCTGCGCGAGATGGACAAACAGATCAAATGTTCCGAAACCAAGGCTAAGTAGAACTCTCAATATTTGTAAACGCGCGTGTTTGAGCG contains the following coding sequences:
- a CDS encoding multiheme c-type cytochrome, which translates into the protein MRRWPSGLVLIVAMICAALFVQAQEAPQNTAPYSSNTQLCLDCHSLETPGIVQDWMHSRHARISPATALEQPVNQRRISAARVPDELENTAVGCYECHGLRADQHPDSVEHFGLRISSIVTPTDCAVCHPLELEQYAKSKMGNAWGNLAKNSLFTALVNTIDSPKRLREGELQQLTATDQTKAENCFACHGTKVTFTGTVAVQTDYGEQLRPQYVGWPSNGVGRINPDGSMGSCSSCHPRHGFSIEIARKPHTCGQCHLEPDVPAYNVYLESKHGNIYSSLKQDYDFDAVPWTVGRDFRAPTCAVCHASALQTPEGTLVVERTHDFGSRLWVRIFGLIYAHPQPVLGDTSKIRNADGLSLPTTFDNRPASGFLINEQTADQRQAQMQSLCSLCHGTTHVAGHFARLENTIAETDQMVATATGLMVHAWELGLADKTNPFDEALEIKWISQWLFYASSVRYASAMSGPDYAGFKNGWWYLSKNLREMDKQIKCSETKAK